Proteins found in one Miscanthus floridulus cultivar M001 chromosome 4, ASM1932011v1, whole genome shotgun sequence genomic segment:
- the LOC136552900 gene encoding rapid alkalinization factor 23-like yields MARHSRAPLLVALVATLAVAAASASAYALAADAGTELLIGDDDDVLGLGSKLGGRRRLDDANATGLDDANATSIVDVVTGTGFISYAALSRDSVPCSQRGASYYNCRPGAEANPYSRGCSAITQCRG; encoded by the coding sequence ATGGCACGGCACTCGCGCGCCCCACTCCTCGTCGCCCTCGTCGCCACGCTCGCGGTGGCCGCCGCGTCGGCGTCGGCTTACGCGCTCGCTGCCGATGCCGGCACGGAGCTGCTCATcggagacgacgacgacgtgcTCGGGCTGGGCAGCAAGCTCGGCGGCAGGCGGCGGCTCGACGACGCCAACGCCACGGGCCTCGACGACGCCAACGCCACGAGCATCGTCGACGTCGTCACGGGGACGGGGTTCATCAGCTACGCCGCGCTGTCCAGGGACAGCGTGCCGTGCTCGCAGCGCGGCGCGTCCTACTACAACTGCCGCCCCGGCGCGGAGGCCAACCCCTACAGCCgcggctgctccgccatcacgcAGTGCCGCGGCTGA